From one Halosimplex rubrum genomic stretch:
- a CDS encoding XapX domain-containing protein produces MVSAATAVLALLTGFLTGAVFRFLNVPIPAPPNVAGILGIVGIYLGYVVLGHFDVGVDLLSYI; encoded by the coding sequence ATGGTATCGGCAGCCACCGCCGTTCTCGCCCTGCTGACCGGTTTTCTGACCGGTGCAGTCTTTCGATTTCTGAACGTCCCGATCCCCGCGCCCCCGAACGTGGCCGGTATCCTCGGGATCGTCGGGATCTACCTGGGGTACGTCGTCCTCGGCCACTTCGACGTGGGCGTCGACCTGCTCAGTTACATCTAA
- the purF gene encoding amidophosphoribosyltransferase, producing the protein MHEKCGVVGISTADRDVARPLYYSLYALQHRGQESAGIVTHDGFQQYEHVEMGLVGDAFDEDDLDSLNGSNGIGHVRYPTSGSVNNCCAQPFSVSFKSGSLGLAHNGNLINTDEIREELAALGHAFTSDGDTEVIAHDLARNLLEEDLVRAVKRTMSRIHGSYSLTITHDETVLGVRDPQGNRPLCIGELDDGYVLASESAAIDTLDGELVRDVRPGELVVLHDDGSGFDTYQLVETEQTAHCFFEHVYFARPDSVIDDELVYEVRRDLGGALWEESGIETDVVMPVPDSGRAFASGYADAAPEGVDFAEGLMKNRYVGRTFIMPTQDERERAVRLKLNPIKSTVEGKTVTVIDDSIVRGTTSSQLVELLYEAGAEEVHVRIGAPPIVAPCYMGIDMASREELIAADRSVDDIREEIQADSLSYLSIEAVAAALGKSDSDLCLGCVTGEYPYDIEGEQTDREVERPAVGHSSADD; encoded by the coding sequence ATGCACGAGAAGTGCGGCGTTGTCGGCATCTCCACCGCCGACCGAGACGTCGCCCGCCCCCTCTACTATTCGCTCTACGCCCTCCAGCACCGCGGCCAGGAGTCGGCCGGGATCGTCACCCACGACGGCTTCCAGCAGTACGAGCACGTCGAGATGGGACTGGTGGGCGACGCGTTCGACGAGGACGACTTAGACTCGCTGAACGGCTCCAACGGCATCGGCCACGTCCGCTACCCCACGTCGGGGTCGGTCAACAACTGCTGTGCCCAGCCGTTTTCGGTCTCATTCAAGAGCGGGTCGCTCGGGCTCGCGCACAACGGGAACCTGATCAACACCGACGAGATCCGCGAGGAACTCGCCGCGCTGGGTCACGCCTTCACCTCCGACGGGGACACGGAGGTCATCGCTCACGATCTGGCCCGGAACCTCCTCGAAGAGGACCTGGTCCGGGCGGTCAAGCGAACGATGAGCCGCATCCACGGCTCCTACTCGCTGACGATCACCCACGACGAGACGGTGCTGGGCGTCCGCGACCCACAGGGGAACCGGCCGTTGTGTATCGGCGAACTCGACGACGGCTACGTCCTCGCCTCGGAGAGCGCCGCCATCGACACGCTGGACGGCGAACTCGTCCGCGACGTGCGACCGGGCGAACTGGTCGTCCTCCACGACGACGGCAGCGGCTTCGACACCTACCAGCTCGTCGAGACCGAGCAGACCGCCCACTGCTTCTTCGAGCACGTCTACTTCGCCCGCCCGGATTCCGTCATCGACGACGAACTCGTCTACGAGGTCCGGCGGGACCTGGGCGGCGCGCTGTGGGAGGAGTCGGGCATCGAGACCGACGTAGTGATGCCCGTTCCCGACTCGGGGCGGGCGTTCGCCTCGGGCTACGCCGACGCGGCTCCCGAGGGCGTCGACTTCGCCGAGGGGCTGATGAAGAATCGGTACGTCGGTCGAACGTTCATCATGCCGACCCAGGACGAGCGCGAGCGCGCCGTCCGCCTGAAGCTCAACCCGATCAAGTCCACCGTCGAGGGCAAGACCGTCACCGTCATCGACGACTCCATCGTCCGCGGGACGACCTCCTCGCAACTGGTCGAGTTGCTCTACGAGGCCGGCGCCGAGGAGGTCCACGTCCGCATCGGCGCGCCGCCGATCGTCGCGCCCTGCTACATGGGCATCGACATGGCGAGCCGCGAGGAGCTCATCGCGGCGGACAGGTCCGTCGACGATATCCGCGAGGAGATCCAGGCCGACTCGCTGTCGTATCTCTCTATCGAGGCGGTCGCCGCCGCGCTCGGCAAGTCCGATTCCGACCTCTGTCTCGGCTGTGTCACCGGGGAGTACCCCTACGACATCGAGGGCGAGCAGACCGACCGGGAGGTCGAGCGGCCGGCGGTCGGCCACTCCTCGGCCGACGACTGA
- a CDS encoding 50S ribosomal protein L37e → MTGAGTPSQGKKNTTTHVKCRRCGEKSYHSKNKVCASCGFGKSAKRRDYAWQDKAGE, encoded by the coding sequence ATGACTGGTGCAGGAACCCCGAGTCAGGGGAAGAAAAACACCACGACACACGTCAAGTGTCGCCGGTGCGGTGAGAAATCGTATCACTCGAAGAACAAAGTCTGTGCGTCCTGCGGGTTCGGCAAGTCGGCCAAGCGACGGGACTACGCCTGGCAGGACAAAGCGGGCGAGTAA
- a CDS encoding LSM domain-containing protein yields the protein MSGRPLDVLEASLGEEVTVRLKGGEEYVGDLSGYDQHMNLVLEDDQDTTIIRGDNVVSINP from the coding sequence ATGAGTGGACGACCGCTGGACGTGCTGGAGGCGTCGCTCGGCGAGGAGGTCACGGTTCGTCTGAAGGGCGGCGAGGAGTACGTCGGCGACCTCTCGGGATACGACCAGCACATGAATCTGGTCCTCGAAGACGACCAAGACACAACGATTATACGCGGCGACAACGTCGTCTCGATCAACCCATGA
- a CDS encoding M20/M25/M40 family metallo-hydrolase: MEHERRQFLDDLLATASPSGYEVPGQRVWVDYVESFADDVRVDEYGNAVAVHEGGDADASIAFAGHGDEIGFIVREVTDDGFLTIGRVGGSDKTVTQGQHVTVHTDDGPVEGVVGQTAIHLRDGDDGEAPDIVEQSVDIGVAEGEDAEELVEVGDPVTFAQRVRELEDGRLTARGMDNRVGIWAAAEGLRRAVEAGADATVYAVSTVQEEVGLRGAEMVGFDLDPDAVIACDVTHATDSPGVPGKKSTGVELGEGPVVARGSANHPALVTAVREVADGEGIDVQLQATGSRTGTDADAFYTARGGTPALNLGLPNRYMHTPVEVIDAEDLDAMADLLGAVGAVADSHAPFDVGL; the protein is encoded by the coding sequence ATGGAGCACGAACGCAGGCAGTTCCTGGACGACCTGCTCGCGACGGCGAGCCCGTCGGGCTACGAGGTGCCGGGCCAGCGCGTGTGGGTCGACTACGTCGAATCGTTCGCCGACGACGTGCGCGTCGACGAGTACGGCAACGCGGTCGCGGTCCACGAGGGCGGCGACGCCGACGCGTCGATCGCGTTCGCGGGCCACGGCGACGAGATCGGGTTCATCGTCCGCGAGGTCACCGACGACGGCTTCCTGACGATCGGCCGGGTCGGTGGGTCGGACAAGACGGTCACCCAGGGCCAGCACGTCACGGTCCACACCGACGACGGTCCGGTCGAGGGCGTCGTCGGCCAGACCGCGATCCACCTCCGGGACGGCGACGACGGCGAAGCGCCGGACATCGTCGAGCAGTCCGTCGACATCGGGGTCGCCGAGGGCGAAGACGCCGAGGAACTGGTCGAGGTGGGCGACCCGGTCACCTTCGCACAGCGGGTCCGGGAGTTAGAAGACGGCCGGCTGACCGCCCGCGGGATGGACAATCGGGTCGGGATCTGGGCGGCCGCCGAGGGGCTGCGGCGAGCGGTCGAGGCGGGGGCCGACGCGACGGTGTACGCGGTCAGCACGGTCCAGGAGGAGGTCGGGCTCCGGGGCGCGGAGATGGTCGGGTTCGATCTCGACCCCGACGCGGTGATCGCCTGCGACGTGACCCACGCGACGGACTCGCCGGGCGTCCCGGGGAAGAAGTCGACCGGCGTCGAACTCGGCGAGGGTCCCGTAGTGGCACGCGGGAGCGCGAACCATCCGGCGCTGGTCACGGCCGTGCGCGAAGTGGCCGACGGAGAGGGGATCGACGTGCAGCTTCAGGCGACCGGGTCCCGAACGGGCACCGACGCGGACGCCTTCTACACCGCCAGAGGCGGGACGCCGGCGCTGAACCTCGGGCTGCCCAACCGGTACATGCACACGCCGGTCGAGGTGATCGACGCCGAGGACCTGGACGCGATGGCGGACCTCCTGGGCGCGGTCGGTGCCGTGGCCGACTCGCACGCGCCGTTCGACGTGGGGCTCTGA
- a CDS encoding DUF7557 family protein — protein MSRTSIPVDSETKERLDGLKRDDETWDEFLTRVTSDEEPMTPGVWTDEQADEAMERLRDGRDRTAE, from the coding sequence ATGAGCAGAACGTCGATCCCCGTCGATTCCGAGACGAAGGAACGGCTGGACGGGCTGAAGCGGGACGACGAGACCTGGGACGAGTTCCTCACGCGAGTCACGAGCGACGAGGAACCGATGACACCGGGAGTGTGGACGGACGAGCAGGCCGACGAGGCGATGGAGCGCCTCCGAGACGGACGGGACCGGACGGCCGAATGA
- a CDS encoding PIN domain-containing protein, translating into MTFLDTSAIIQYLRGDTAVREHIEGREPWLTSTICVFEVIDGRLGSGSSDIVDIRQDFAGVQALDLNESIAIEAARLQDELLNDGDRLATADLLIAATARSTGDELVVADGDFETDALEDVMQVTNLRR; encoded by the coding sequence ATGACGTTTCTCGACACCTCGGCGATCATCCAGTATCTGCGCGGCGACACGGCGGTTCGCGAGCACATCGAGGGGCGTGAACCGTGGCTCACCTCGACGATCTGTGTCTTCGAAGTCATCGACGGGCGCCTCGGGAGCGGATCCAGCGACATCGTCGACATCCGTCAGGACTTCGCGGGCGTTCAGGCGCTCGATCTGAACGAATCGATCGCGATCGAAGCGGCGCGACTGCAGGACGAACTGCTGAACGACGGCGACCGGCTCGCGACGGCCGACCTGTTGATCGCAGCGACAGCTCGTTCGACCGGTGACGAACTGGTGGTTGCCGACGGCGACTTCGAAACCGACGCCCTCGAAGACGTGATGCAGGTGACCAATCTGCGCCGCTGA
- a CDS encoding Gfo/Idh/MocA family protein: MATYRAGIVGAGGIAGLGILGMHDEEDIGEKKFTASHAGGYAATDDIELVAVADVDEAKLDRFGDAWEIPPERRYVGHEAMLDAEDLDAVSVCTPSFLHRDHVVDAARSAADPDVIWCEKPVAASVTDAEEMVEVCEERDTELLVNHSFRFTEKQERLRELVAEEGILGDVHSVSMQFRMELLRNSTHLLDMLVSLLDARAERVSGYITGENEAVDSLEADDGSGGGPPAVDDAGGGGFVVLDDGTFATVDCTIPRADSSMTMQFVGTEGKLYLNNDDGEWRYWRLEGGDHVEANLAEYGIEGAWTWDDDYERAFPNAARHVEELLDGTAENRSTGREATRSLEIIVGFYLSHYTGGQVSVPLDRPLRDAEITSW; the protein is encoded by the coding sequence ATGGCGACATATCGCGCTGGCATCGTCGGGGCCGGGGGCATCGCCGGCCTCGGCATCCTCGGGATGCACGACGAGGAAGACATCGGTGAGAAGAAGTTCACGGCCAGTCACGCCGGCGGCTACGCGGCGACCGACGATATCGAACTCGTCGCGGTCGCCGACGTTGACGAGGCCAAACTTGACCGGTTCGGCGACGCCTGGGAGATCCCCCCCGAGCGCCGCTACGTCGGCCACGAGGCGATGCTCGACGCCGAGGACCTGGACGCCGTCTCGGTGTGTACGCCCTCCTTTCTCCACCGCGACCACGTCGTCGACGCGGCCCGCTCGGCGGCGGATCCGGACGTGATCTGGTGCGAGAAACCCGTCGCCGCCTCGGTGACCGACGCCGAGGAGATGGTCGAGGTGTGCGAGGAGCGCGACACCGAACTGCTCGTCAACCACTCGTTCCGGTTCACCGAAAAACAGGAGCGGCTGCGCGAACTCGTGGCCGAGGAGGGGATCCTCGGGGACGTACACTCGGTGTCGATGCAGTTCCGGATGGAGCTGTTGCGGAACTCGACGCACCTGCTGGACATGCTCGTCTCGCTGCTGGACGCCCGCGCCGAACGCGTCTCGGGGTACATCACCGGCGAGAACGAGGCCGTCGACTCGCTGGAGGCGGACGACGGGAGCGGCGGCGGCCCCCCGGCCGTCGACGACGCCGGCGGCGGCGGCTTCGTCGTGCTGGACGACGGCACGTTCGCCACGGTCGACTGCACGATCCCGCGTGCCGACTCGTCGATGACGATGCAGTTCGTCGGGACCGAGGGGAAGCTCTACCTCAACAACGACGACGGGGAGTGGCGCTACTGGCGGCTCGAAGGTGGCGACCACGTCGAGGCAAACCTGGCCGAGTACGGCATCGAGGGCGCCTGGACCTGGGACGACGACTACGAGCGGGCGTTCCCCAACGCCGCCCGCCACGTCGAAGAACTGCTCGATGGGACGGCCGAGAACCGCTCGACCGGGCGCGAGGCGACTCGCTCGCTAGAGATCATCGTCGGGTTCTACCTCTCGCACTACACCGGCGGGCAGGTGTCGGTCCCGCTCGACCGCCCGCTGCGGGACGCCGAGATCACGTCGTGGTAG